The window GTGCAATCCAAATTCGATACTGACTCCTCTTCCTCTCACCAACTTTCTGGTACTGTTTCCAATTTTGTATAATTCGTTCTTTTTTCGCTCTCTTTGCTTTTTTTAATTTGTGAAAAGAACTACTTGTAGTATGTTTATTAGCTCATGTTTGGTTTCTACGATCAAAACTGTTACTTCTTCCaatttatgtgattttatttcgTGCTTAGCCTGTCTTGAAAAGAATGATCCATTTCTAAATCTAAAACGTAAAATTCCCAGTTTATCTGTAATGATAAGCTTTTATAGCCATCATGATATATTTAAGGCCACGAATTTCAAAAGTTGTATGATCACAATTGTTATGATGTACTTAAAGAGCGCAAGTTCCAaaagttttattttctttcctaaCTCCGTGTCAGTCAAGCGAGTTCACATGAATGAAGAAAGGGAGTATTTTTATacatttgattttttcttttttcttttttcttatataattgtatgtaatttttttatttttatttttttgtatgtgTCTGTAATTATTGTATTGAATAATCTGACAGAAGTACCAGTGGAATATGCACTGCCACCATTTGAACCAGCCAAAGAAATCAAGGTTTGCTTTCTTGCTTTTACTTGATATTTATTGGTTTGGCATTGTTTTCAGTTTATCTGGAGATTTCGAGATTCGGGAGATCTTTGATCGGATTCGCCGTGGTAGCAtacattttttaattttaatgtttTAGTTTTTGGTCACTAGATCTCGCTGCTTTTGTCTACTAGATGTGCATAAAGAAAAATAGAGGATATGTACGTGGATTATTAGGATGATAAGGATACGGAGGATAGACTCTGCTAAAGCTGAAACTTAAATGTCAGTTTATGGTAGAGCCAAAAATTTCTGCAAGGTAACGCGCTGAGATCTCTTGAGGTTAATGTGGTAAATAGGATGCATGATTATCGGTTTTATATAAGATCCCTTGCACATGTCATGGTTGCATATACAAAGTTATTCTTGTGTAGCAAGCTGCAGAATAGTTTTGCCTTAAAAGATCAAGTTAGGAAGGAGTTGAAAATGGAGTAGAACGACGTTATAGTTAATACCTCTTTTTCTTGATGGTTGATATTGGGAAGTGTAAGTAGGTGATGGGAAGCCAGTAGTCCACGAAAGGGATTCCAGTGAGAAGTGGAAAAATTGTTAGTAGGATCCTCTATTGACCACTCTGTGCTTCTCTGTTTCCATATGTGGAAAAATAATGTTTTTAACATTTTTTGTGCTTCTCGCTCTCTTTGAAATAGTGAAATACACTTTCTTTGCCACCTTAGCACTTAGGGGGTTTGTTTCAAACAAGTCCAGGTGGGTAATAAGATCGCCACAAAGGTGGGACTAGTGGGCCATAGGTTTGGGGTGGGGGACTATTTTCCCTTTTTGTactaaaccaaatcaaaccaaatattgttttttttttccttttcaatttaaCACTAACTGAATCAAATCAAAGTTACATGTCGCCTTTTTTGTTGTTTTCGGTtggattttctgatttttgttgaaCACCCTACTTGCTACTGTGAGAAATGGCTCGTTCACGATTAAATTTGTTATCATGTTGAAGTATGTTAATAGTATCTCTCGGAAAATGTTAAATTGCCTGAGAGGAGGGAcctagatttatttatttatacttacAATTTAACTCTCTTACCCAAGAATCATCTAATAAACATTTTGCTTTACCCAGTTGTCTCAATCCTTTCTAAGTACAGTAATGTTTTATTCTCATTTACTCTCTGTTCTTATTCTCCCGCTTTTCCTAGTGAAAGGTGAAGCTCATATTTTTACTCATCTTTTTGGCTCTTGAATACATTACCCCCAACATCTTTTTATCTCTCTAATTTATTTAGCATTAGTGGTGCTTCGTCATTTATTTATCAACTCTTATATTCAGGACTCTACATGCTTTGATTTGTAGTTCTCCCCTGAAATTGAAATCAAACGGAAAAGTCAATGGTTCTTATTGTTAACAAAGTATTCTCTTAATTAACACGAACATCTAAGGGTCTGGCCTAGTGGGAATGAAGTGAGCGAAAACCTTGAAGACAAGATTCAAATCCCAGCAGAAATAAAAAATGCTTGGTCATTAAGTGCTGGATTTTTCAACTGATTAAGCTTCAGAGTAGGGACTTACTGGTTAAAACAGGTCATGTGGTTGAGACATCCAGTATAATTTCAGTAAAATGATccagacaacaacaacaacaacaacccagtgtaatcccacaagtggagtctggggagggtaggatgtaagcagccttacccctaccctggaagggctgagagactgtttccgattgACCCTCTGCTAAAGAAAGGGTGGAAGAAGCACTTATAGCAAGTAATATCAATATAAGGTATTTAGAAAACAAAACCCAAGCAAGCAAAAGAGAGTATGAAAGAAGCACTAATAGTCAGTAATAACAACACAAGATATGAAATGATAACAAACTAAGGGCGTATGGAAGGCAAGTAACAACAGTGCAAAATATGTGGTAATAGCCAACTAAGAATAAACGGGATACCAAACTACACTAATACTATTGAACTAAGGAAGATACAGGTAAatgctcgactacctactaaccttctaccctaattctcaacctacacaccctcctatcaagggccatgtcctcggttAGCTCCAGCTGTGCCATGTCCTTCCTGATCACCTCTCTCCAAGACTTCTTTGTCCTACCTCTACCTTTTCTCTTAACCCCCAAGGCCAATTTTACACACCTCTTGACTGGGGCATCTGTGCTTCtccacgtgcccgaaccatcttagTCTTGCTTCATGCTTCTTTTCCTCCACAGGGGCCACTCTCACCTTGTCCCAAATAATTTCATTCCTAATTTTATCTAACCTAGTAtgtccacacatccatctcaatattctcatttcagctactttcatctGCTGGACATGGGGGTTCTTGACTGGCCAGCATTCttccccatacaacatagtcggtctgaccactaccttgtagaacttacctttaagtctcaaaagCACATTCTTACATTTAAGTCTCAATATGATGAAGGAAAATGGTCAAAATTATAAAGCAAGTTTAGAATTTATATAAGTCGGAAGTGTCATCATGATTCAAGATTGCTTCCCATGGTAGCTTGGAATCGCATCTCTCAATAAAACTGCTTTCTTGTTTCCGGAGCTTGGGATGACAATTGAAATCATTTGAATGATTGTACGTGTACTTGAGAACCTCCAAAACTGAATGTAATCCATAATTTCTCTAGTTGCAAAAATATTATCATGTGATGTTATAAATGAAAATAGTCAAATTACTTCTGTGGGTTCGTAATATATTTAGCATTCCGGAGTAtctgattttctatttttctgtttATAGTGTTATACTTTTACTGAAAAGCCAAATGTTGGAACTGGATATGTATGTTTGTGGGATGGGGTGACATGAAATGAATCATTTCATGTTGTATGCAGGATAAAATTAGTGTTACCAGGCCTGAAACTTTGAGTGCTCAAGTACAAACAGAACATCAGCAACGCATGCCTGATGAAGCATCCTCATTGGAGCGGTCCCCTACATCTGTTACACCGGCCATTTCATCAGTGTCGAGCCCAACTCTAGCAGAAAGACATTTGTCAGCAGTAGTAAATGGTAGTACAGGAGAAGTGGCTAAGCGGAGTTCCGATGCCAAGGTTCTACCTATTGTGCCAGTCCTGAAGACACCATCCCGTGATGGGTACAATTGGCGGAAGTATGGTCAAAAGCAAGTTAAAATTCCTCAAGGTTCTCGAAGTTATTACCGATGCACTCATTCTGAGTGTTGCGCCAAGAAGATTGAGTGCTCTGATCACACTAATCGTGTGATGGAGATTATCTATAGAAGTCAACACAATCATGATCCACCCCCGAGAGTAAATTGCTCAAAGGAAAGCAAGCCCGTAGTATTGCCTACACCTGCTAATGACAACCGTATGATAGCTTGTCCAAATAGAAGTTTTAATGAGACCGTGCCGTCCTCtttaaaagaaaatttacaaGAAACTTCACCAATTGCTGAGAAGGCAAATCAGGATTCTTGTGGGTCTGATACTGACACTGAAATCACTATTAAAGAGGAGCACAGTGATGAACCTGAACAAAAGAAGAGGCAAGTTCTCTCTTGTATGTAATTTAGTTATTATCATTGATCCGGCTTTCATCTTACAGATGTTCAAAACCATAGTATTGATCACAAAAACTCACCTATGGTTTCCAGGTTGAAGAAAAGTGACGCAAGTTCTGAATCTGTTTCTAGACCTGGAAAGAAACCCAAACTTGTGGTGCATGCTGCTTGTGATGTAGGAATCTCAAGTGATGGCTATAGATGGCGCAAGTATGGACAAAAAATGGTGAAGGGAAATCCCCACCCAAGGTACTATATTTTTTCATGCTTTACACTTGATAAATCGTTTTCGTTCTGCCAAAAAGACTGATGCCACATTGATGTATTCCTTGACTCATACTTGATTTTATTGATGGATGAACGCGCTATTATGATGCACCCTATCCTGCTTCTTAAAGACGAGTGCTATTCTTCTTGCACCTTGTTCTGTTTTGTTAGAATCCTTAGGCATTCTTCGTGTAATAATTTCCTTCACGTTTTCCATTTTAAGTTAGAAATTTGGGTTCTTTATATGCAACATCAATTTGGTCTTTTGTTAAAGGAAGTTGAAATGCCGAGCCTTgagtcaaacaaagaaaaataacttGTCAAATGGTATATTCTAGCTTGATAGCATCTCTTATGGGTAGACAATTAAGGAGATGGCGTTGTCATTCACCTGTAAACCTAAAAAGAACAACTGGGTTTATTCCTATATCTATTCGTATTCCATTATCTAAAAACTGAATATATTACCTGTTTTTATCTACTTGACAGTCAACTCATTGTTGGTCAAAGTTGTGCTTCATTTATCTTCCTTGGCTTTCCTGTACTATTTTAAGTTGTTTATCGGATAACTTTTAGGAACTACTATCGCTGTACATCAGCTGGATGTCCGGTTCGGAAGCACATTGAGAGAGCTGTAGATAGCACAAGTGCATTGATAATAACATATAAGGGAGTACACGATCATGACATGCCCGTACCAAAAAAGCGTCAAAGTCCACCGAGTGCACCTCTTATTGCTGCTGCTGCCTCTGCTTCCTTGACCAATCTGCACGCTAAGAAACCTGAACTGCTACAGCATCAAAAATCGACCACACAATGGTCCGTGGATAAAGAAGGTGCGTTAACAGGTGAGAAGTTGGACCTTGGAGGAGAAAAGGCAATGGAGTCGGCTCGAACTCTGTTGAGTATTGGATTTGAAATAAAGCCTTGCTGAAATTTTAGCTGATTTGATTTTTATCGCCTTTTTTTCCCTTGCATTTATTTAGTTTTCCATCATAGGGCTTTCTTGTAGAAATAAGAAGCATGTACTTTTTTTAGTCTTACAGTTTATCAATAGGTTGAGTCGATTGGTTGTAGTTGTCCAATATAGATAGTTTATACTCTGGTTATGTACATTATTGAGGATCAAACTAATTTAAATAGAACTTAGAGAAAATATCTTCATATGTTTGTCCATCTCCAACAATCATTTGCTTCTCATTTACCATTTCAAGAATTAAGGGGCCAACCTACAGTTTGGAAATTGGCAGAACACTATGAGCAAGAGCTGCATGGTTAGACAACTCTGGGAGTTTTTCTCAATAACCAAGAAATCTCACACGAGTTAATAGCGGGGCACGTGAACAAATAGCCATTCTCAAGGATCCTATTTAGAGATTAGCCGGGGTATTTTTgtcttaaaaatttgaaattcaggaTGCTCCGGCTAATTCTTAAAATAGCAACCCTTTAGAGTagctacctggtgtcatttctacttAATAGCAGCCATGCGCCTAATTGACACTTTATGTGTTTCGTCCCACCACACAGATAAGTCCCGACATATAGATGCATATTTAATTCCAGGTACAATAATAACAGGATGCCTTACTTTCTGTTTTCCCAGACTCAGAAAAGATGTTTAAGATTGTAGCATTTTAAGTTGTAATAATAACATTACACACTGTACACAACAAAAGTTACCACTACTTAACTCAATTTTCATCTAGTAATAATAATCTACAAATCTAAGAATCTATAATGCAGAGGAATCGACGTTGTTTCTGTACACGACCAGTTCTGCTACTAAATCTGTGTGAGCTTAGATGATAACCAGATGTTACAAGTAAGCTctgaattacaacaacaacaaccacccagttGAATTCCACAAGTGGGGCCTGGagaggtagtgtgtacgcagaccttacccctattcTGTGAAGGTAGAaaggttgtttctgatagaccaaGTAAGCTCTGAATTGTCTCATTAAAACACACAATGGCTCAATCAAGCCAATGAGAAACTCAGTTCATCGATCGATCTGCACATCTCTGCTTCAACGGCTTCATTggcttttttttttgaattggtaACTATTGTATATATTATAAATATCAGTACATAGGTTGCACTGAAAACCAAATTTACATTGAGAGAATTTGTAGATATTCTAATTTGAGACCTAGCAAGCTCTTAGTATGTCTATGATTGTCAATGTATCTTCTGTGTACATCTGTTTGCaccaaaaacaaaatagaagaatacaattgagtttgatcttctGCAGTGGATTGCTTCTGTCTTCAAAACATCTAGTGTTCCTTTCCCTCCAGACTGTCCACCAAATACAAGCCGGAACAGTCCTCCATCTATCTCTGCTAGTTGCTTCAGCTCCAGCTTCTTCCCAGCTATAAAGGACATCTTTAATCCTGTATGACATTGACCATGAAATACCCCTAAGACTAATAAAGATTTTCCATAGTTGGTCTGTAATCTTGCAATGTAGAAACAAATGGTTGACAGTTTCTGCATTTTCCCCACACAGAAAACATCTTGAACACAGAGAAATTCCCCTTTTTATGAGATTATCCTGGGTTAAAACCGCCTCCTTTGCTAGTAGCCAAGTGAAGCAAGCTACCTTGTATGGAATCTTTGTTTTCCATATATGTTTCCAAGGCCATGTGTCTACCTGTTGATTATTATGATTCAAAATCTTATATGCATCCTTCACTCGGTAAACCCCTCTGTTGTGCCTCTTCCACCATATTGAATCCAACCCTTCCTGTAATCCTGTAAATGCTTCCAGCTCTTTGTAGAGGTCAGTTAATCTTGTTATCTCCCAGTCATTCAGCTGTCTTCTTAGAGCTATTTCTCATCCTTGACAACTCCTCATATCAGCTACTGTGTTATGCTGGTTTTGTGCTAAACCGAACATATCTGGGTATCTTTCCTTTAAGCTTCCAATTCCTAACCAGTTATCATTCCAAAATGATGTGTTCCTTCCTTTGTTCACTCTTATGGAGGAGTGATTCTTCATTATTGGCCAAAGTTCTGATGGATTTCCACACACTTACTCCATATGATGTTCTGACTATTTTTGACACCCAGTTGTTTTCTTCACCATACTTTGCTTTGATCACTTTGGCCCATAAAGATTGGGGTTCTTTGGAGTACTTCCATAACCATTTAATTCTAAAAGCCTTGCTTTGGTTCTTCAAATTCCTTATCCCCAATCCGCCTTGTTTTTTATCCATTGTTAGCGTCTTCCAATTGACTAAATGGAAGATCTTTTTCTCCTTATTGCCTTGCCAAAGGAATGTTCTTCGAAGTTTGTCCAATCTCTGTAAAATGCCTGCTGGAATTGGGAACAAAGACATCATATAAGTAGGTAGTGAGTCTAATACTGAGTTGATTAGAACTAGCCTACCCCCCAATGATAGGTATTGCGATTTCCATCTTGACAACTTCTTCTCACACTTTTCTATGACTGAATtccagatttcttttgatttggatCTTGCACCAAGAGGCATCCCAAGGTAAACAGTTGGTAGGGACCCAACTTCTCCTCCCAATATCTGAGTCAGTTGCCCCATGTTGTTAACTTCATTAATGGGAAAAATATTGCTCTTTCTCCAGTTAATGTGTAATCCTGATACTCCCTCAAATAAAACTAAAATGATCCTTAAGAATCTAAGTTGGTCTTTGTCAGCATCACAGAAGACTAGAGTATCATCAGCATATTGGAGATGTGTGATCTCTAGATTGTTAGTCCCACTCCTGTTTACCTCAAATCCTTTAACCCAACCACTGACTTTAGCCGTTTTGATCATGTTGTTCAATCCTTCCATGGCTATGATGAATAGAAAGGGAGATAAAGGATCACCTTGTCTGAGACCTCTGTGTGAGTGAAAATAACCTTTAGGACTTCCATTTATAAGAATGGAGAATTTCACAGTAGATATGCAAAATTTCATCCATCTAATCCATTTTTGCCCAAAACCCATTTGTTCTAACATTCTTAGTAGGAAGCTCCAGTTCACATGATCATAGGCCTTCTCGATATCCAATTTGCATAAGATTCCaggttctttcttttttattcttgaaTCCACAGCTTCATTGGCAATCATCACTGCATCAATTATTTGCCTTCCTTTGATGAACGCCATTTGTTGAGCATCGACAATTTTCCCAACCACCCTCTTAAGTCTTTCAGTTAAGACTTTTGAGAGCAGTTTGTAAAAGCTCCCTATCAGACTGATCGGTCTGAAATCTCTCAATTCTTTCGCACCTGTCTTCTTTGGAATCAAAGCTATATATGTTGCATTGAAGCTTTTCTCAAACATCTCCTGTGAATGGAAGTTGTTAAAAGCCGCCATGATATCTTCCTTCAAAATGTCTCAACACTTTCTGAAAAAACCCATTGTGTATCCATCTGGATCTGGAGCTTTGTCACTTGCACACATCTTCAGATTGCTCAACACTTCTTGTTCCTCAAAGTTAGTCTGTAAAGACTCCCTTTCTGATTCAGAAATGCTTGAACTATTTTCGAAATTGACTGTTGGTCTCCACTGTTCAGGTTCTGTGTATAGCTCCTTGtagaattcaatgatctcgtTCTCTATTCTTTCTGGATCCTCGACTACTTCATGTCGAATCATTATTTGGTCAATGTTGTTGTTTCTCTTGCGTGCATTTGCAGTCCGATGGAAAAATTTTGTATTCCTATCCCCTTCTTTGAGCCACAAAGCTCTTGATTTTTGTCTCCATGTCATTTCTTCATTCTTGAGTTGCACCTCAATCTCCATTAGAGTAGCTGCTTTCCTGACTGATTCCTTCTCTGTCAACGCTCTTAGTTGTTGCGTTGTCTCAAAATCTGCTAGTTGACTTAGCAATTTTGATTTTTGCAGTCCCAAATTGCCTTCGTAACTTCTGTTCCATCCTTTT is drawn from Nicotiana tabacum cultivar K326 chromosome 9, ASM71507v2, whole genome shotgun sequence and contains these coding sequences:
- the LOC107822949 gene encoding putative WRKY transcription factor 32 yields the protein MDEENESSKAAGAEKSNLEENKNDNSSVHDGGVLDDGGGERKESGIESLRELKVEISVSENLAPTAHSSVQQIESDVQSKFDTDSSSSHQLSEVPVEYALPPFEPAKEIKDKISVTRPETLSAQVQTEHQQRMPDEASSLERSPTSVTPAISSVSSPTLAERHLSAVVNGSTGEVAKRSSDAKVLPIVPVLKTPSRDGYNWRKYGQKQVKIPQGSRSYYRCTHSECCAKKIECSDHTNRVMEIIYRSQHNHDPPPRVNCSKESKPVVLPTPANDNRMIACPNRSFNETVPSSLKENLQETSPIAEKANQDSCGSDTDTEITIKEEHSDEPEQKKRLKKSDASSESVSRPGKKPKLVVHAACDVGISSDGYRWRKYGQKMVKGNPHPRNYYRCTSAGCPVRKHIERAVDSTSALIITYKGVHDHDMPVPKKRQSPPSAPLIAAAASASLTNLHAKKPELLQHQKSTTQWSVDKEGALTGEKLDLGGEKAMESARTLLSIGFEIKPC
- the LOC142163778 gene encoding uncharacterized protein LOC142163778 is translated as MRCFEDRIREWWGSFEFSGRPDYILACKLKALKGKLKGWNRSYEGNLGLQKSKLLSQLADFETTQQLRALTEKESVRKAATLMEIEVQLKNEEMTWRQKSRALWLKEGDRNTKFFHRTANARKRNNNIDQIMIRHEVVEDPERIENEIIEFYKELYTEPEQWRPTVNFENSSSISESERESLQTNFEEQEVLSNLKMCASDKAPDPDGYTMGFFRKC